From one Butyricimonas faecihominis genomic stretch:
- a CDS encoding sigma-70 family RNA polymerase sigma factor: MKKGDRRGLELLFHHFYKPLVFYAMNFLVQQEEAEDAVQEVFIKFWEGKRFHAIKNSLRPYLYQSVRNYCLNLLEGKKVVLTEPINSSIDMAENEYLDESEWNTRIDQLYKAVDRLPDRTREVFKRIVLDGKRHKEVAEEFEISVTTVKTLLARALAALRAELSEKTYSILLLFV, from the coding sequence TTGAAAAAAGGAGATCGACGAGGGTTAGAACTATTGTTCCACCATTTTTATAAACCATTGGTATTTTATGCCATGAATTTTCTTGTGCAACAAGAGGAGGCAGAGGATGCCGTACAAGAGGTTTTTATTAAGTTTTGGGAGGGAAAGCGTTTTCACGCTATAAAAAATAGTCTGCGTCCTTATTTGTATCAATCCGTGCGTAACTATTGTTTGAATTTGTTGGAAGGGAAAAAAGTGGTTCTTACGGAACCCATCAACTCGAGTATAGATATGGCCGAGAATGAATATTTAGATGAGTCGGAATGGAATACCCGTATTGATCAATTATATAAAGCGGTAGATCGTTTACCCGATCGGACGCGGGAAGTTTTTAAAAGAATCGTGCTGGACGGGAAACGGCATAAAGAAGTCGCAGAAGAATTTGAAATTTCCGTGACCACGGTAAAAACTCTTTTGGCAAGAGCATTAGCGGCTTTACGAGCCGAGTTAAGCGAAAAAACATATTCGATATTGTTACTCTTCGTGTAA
- the coaD gene encoding pantetheine-phosphate adenylyltransferase: MERIAIFPGSFDPFTIGHEEIVKRGLKMFDKIVIAVGINAVKKEFLDVDTRIAIIRKVFEDVDNVIVMSYSGLTVDFCEQMGANFIIRGLRTAADFEYERAVGQANKAMDSSVETVFLLTSPEHTFISSTIVRDIFMNGGNANKFLPTNVTIEDLRQ, encoded by the coding sequence ATGGAAAGAATCGCAATATTCCCGGGATCCTTTGATCCGTTCACGATCGGACACGAAGAAATCGTGAAACGTGGATTAAAAATGTTTGATAAAATCGTTATTGCCGTGGGGATTAATGCGGTAAAAAAAGAATTCTTGGACGTGGATACCCGGATTGCCATCATTCGTAAAGTTTTCGAAGATGTAGATAATGTCATTGTCATGAGTTATTCCGGTCTGACAGTAGATTTTTGCGAGCAAATGGGAGCTAATTTCATTATTCGTGGTTTACGTACTGCTGCTGACTTCGAGTACGAACGTGCTGTCGGTCAGGCAAACAAAGCGATGGATTCTTCCGTGGAAACCGTTTTCCTTTTAACTTCTCCCGAACATACTTTTATCAGTTCAACCATCGTGCGCGATATCTTCATGAATGGAGGGAATGCCAATAAATTTTTACCAACAAACGTAACAATAGAAGATTTACGTCAATAA
- a CDS encoding RagB/SusD family nutrient uptake outer membrane protein, with translation MCRLRTRLYHIALGVGMCLSIGACDLLEVDPTSVITSDSFWQTESDAQGGLAGMYVKLRTESVENLFIWGELRSETLESEAIVGDNYMKYRENDLSASFGPSWQGLYSVVNAANLILTKVPEITFSSEDTRKLLLAQAHAMRAYVYFTMAKIWGGVPIRTEPMEKYDAATVHKARATLEEVFTLIKDDLKDALELFPSDAFETGRNHWSKASTLALKADVYLWTARRMNGGEADFQTALKACEDIQQIGGIRLLPDFKEVFTYDNKGNDEVLMAINYKKVEASNNYFDMMHISAATLSPDIEPDILETIGAGGGLMELSPSKHLRAQYSEEDSRRDVTFLEIYKTKDGGRSYYGTMAMKCRGIVESGVRYFVDDIILYRYADVLLMKAEAKNGLKQDPTAEMEEVRQRAYGENYANHKFVNGTPEENDAAILQERLLEFATECKRWWDLVRFDKAFELVPSLVGRDNQELLYFPIPNSVLSLEPLVEPNSAWPM, from the coding sequence CGGGGCATGCGACTTGTTGGAAGTCGATCCGACAAGTGTTATCACGAGTGACTCTTTTTGGCAAACCGAATCGGATGCACAGGGAGGATTAGCCGGTATGTACGTGAAATTAAGAACAGAATCCGTAGAGAACCTTTTCATTTGGGGCGAATTGCGAAGCGAGACGTTGGAATCCGAGGCGATTGTCGGGGATAATTATATGAAGTACCGGGAGAATGATTTGAGTGCCAGTTTCGGTCCAAGTTGGCAAGGACTTTATTCTGTGGTGAATGCTGCTAATCTGATTTTGACTAAAGTGCCGGAGATCACGTTTTCTAGCGAGGATACGCGAAAATTGTTATTGGCTCAAGCCCACGCGATGAGAGCTTACGTGTATTTCACGATGGCTAAAATATGGGGTGGTGTTCCGATACGTACCGAACCTATGGAAAAATATGATGCAGCCACTGTTCATAAAGCGAGAGCCACGTTGGAAGAAGTGTTTACGTTAATTAAAGACGATTTGAAGGATGCGCTTGAACTATTTCCTTCCGATGCATTCGAGACGGGGAGAAATCATTGGTCTAAAGCTTCCACGTTAGCATTGAAAGCAGATGTCTATTTGTGGACGGCCCGTCGGATGAATGGGGGTGAGGCTGATTTCCAAACAGCGCTAAAGGCTTGTGAAGATATACAACAGATAGGTGGTATTCGTTTATTGCCTGATTTTAAGGAGGTATTTACTTATGATAATAAAGGAAACGACGAAGTGTTGATGGCTATCAATTACAAAAAGGTAGAAGCAAGTAACAACTATTTTGATATGATGCATATTTCAGCTGCCACCTTGTCTCCGGATATAGAACCGGATATATTGGAGACGATAGGTGCCGGAGGAGGATTGATGGAACTTTCTCCTTCTAAACATCTACGCGCCCAGTATTCCGAAGAGGATAGTCGTCGGGATGTAACATTCCTAGAGATTTATAAAACGAAAGACGGCGGTCGCAGTTACTATGGAACGATGGCCATGAAATGTCGGGGTATCGTGGAATCTGGTGTGCGTTATTTTGTTGATGACATTATTTTGTATCGTTATGCTGATGTATTGCTAATGAAAGCGGAGGCAAAAAACGGTTTAAAGCAGGATCCTACTGCCGAAATGGAAGAGGTGCGTCAGCGGGCGTATGGGGAAAATTATGCTAATCATAAATTTGTGAACGGTACACCGGAAGAAAATGATGCCGCTATCTTGCAGGAACGTCTGTTGGAATTTGCCACGGAATGTAAGCGTTGGTGGGATCTGGTACGCTTTGACAAGGCTTTCGAGCTAGTGCCATCATTAGTCGGACGGGATAATCAGGAGTTATTATATTTTCCGATTCCGAATTCAGTGTTGAGCTTGGAACCTTTGGTTGAACCAAATTCTGCATGGCCGATGTAA
- a CDS encoding SusC/RagA family TonB-linked outer membrane protein codes for MKKKRNTWYRYGKIPCKKSLCIMRLTLLLMIGFVFQLSATGVAQSVKIEKQHQTLETVFEQVESQTGLLIMFSNNELDVNRKITLDVRKYTLNELFRKVLEGTNMDFDLEQNYVIIRPARPVAVRDSVVKTNKIKGVVVDAHGEPLPGVTVVAKRGEILVTGAASDGSGKFEIVVPADIRDLTFTFVGYKTAIVPVELDKEMTIRMEEEVSEVDEVVVTGYFTKSKSSYTGAVKSVTAEQLKTISGTNVVAALAALTPGLNLVERSELGSNPNHVPELLLRGMSSFSDGTTQVNQPTIVLDGVEISMQELYDLDINEIENITVLKDASATALYGSRAASGVIVVERKKLTEGSMRVAYNFTGNVQFPYLKDYDMLNAAQKLEYERLAGLYTSEVKKDAWGNITNEGEQYALDKLYNERYQEVQRGVDTDWLSQPARTAFSHDHSLRLYGGASNIRYELSGRFNNVQGVMKEDYRRRYNLGFKLEYHVQNKLTMANRTTYSEVNYKQSPYGAFSKYVEMNPYDRIYDQYGEYNKNLSWDLDNPLYEASLGNYDISKDKSISNTTDFRWEINKLFRLSGNFNITVTNSNNEVFRSPDSQDFKNETELSKKGSLTQKNGSGVSYAGTLTGAFNLMTDNNSLYSVNAGVEIRKETSESSTMTGVGFYDDALNFMGQAAGYSDQKPTGTQAVSTELGFFVNGNYMYNNRYYADVVYRVTGSSKFGANNRYGSFWSAGLGWNIHNESFITSNKIDILKIRGSLGYTGKVNFSPFQAMTMYQFSGDLEYLNGIGAIPQGIGNKDLGWERELSYNVGTDISLFDRRLNFTFDVYLKKTTDLVLDASRAPSTGTTSAKENIGEMENKGLEFQVDGMLVQRNDFYWQVAATGSMNRNRILKINSALKKANEDANKVDSKTPLAQYEEGESTSALKVVKSAGIDPATGQEVFIKLNGERTFEYSADDKFVIGDTEPKFRGTVSTNLFYKGFSLYLLGRYECGAYLYNTTRATKVEGADPKKNADKRVFSSRWKNPGDIAFYKDIADSEGWGANPKHTDRFVEKENVFTLGTVNFGYEFRPNICSKIGVRNLRVGVNLTDIVRWSNVKIERGTTYLYSNGFEFTLSTTF; via the coding sequence ATGAAAAAAAAGAGAAACACTTGGTATCGTTACGGGAAAATACCATGTAAAAAAAGTTTATGTATCATGAGATTAACATTACTACTTATGATCGGTTTTGTGTTTCAGCTATCAGCAACGGGTGTGGCACAAAGCGTGAAGATCGAAAAACAGCACCAGACTTTGGAAACTGTATTTGAACAGGTTGAATCACAGACGGGCTTGTTGATCATGTTCAGCAATAACGAATTGGATGTGAATCGTAAAATAACTCTTGATGTTCGTAAATATACTTTGAATGAATTATTTCGTAAAGTGTTGGAGGGGACGAACATGGATTTCGACTTGGAACAGAATTACGTGATCATCCGTCCCGCCCGTCCGGTTGCCGTGCGGGACAGTGTGGTAAAAACGAATAAAATAAAAGGAGTTGTGGTGGATGCCCACGGGGAACCTCTTCCGGGCGTGACCGTTGTGGCCAAACGTGGGGAGATTCTAGTGACGGGAGCGGCTTCCGACGGGAGTGGTAAGTTCGAGATCGTGGTTCCGGCAGATATACGTGACTTGACGTTTACTTTTGTAGGGTATAAAACGGCCATTGTTCCGGTAGAATTGGATAAGGAAATGACCATACGTATGGAAGAAGAAGTGAGCGAGGTGGATGAGGTTGTTGTGACCGGTTATTTCACGAAATCAAAGTCCAGTTACACGGGAGCCGTGAAGAGCGTGACTGCCGAGCAGTTGAAAACCATCTCCGGTACGAACGTGGTTGCCGCATTGGCAGCCTTAACGCCCGGTTTGAATCTGGTAGAAAGAAGTGAGTTGGGGTCTAACCCGAATCACGTTCCGGAATTATTATTACGCGGTATGAGTTCTTTCTCTGACGGGACGACCCAAGTGAATCAACCGACGATCGTGCTGGATGGGGTTGAAATCAGTATGCAGGAATTGTACGATTTGGATATTAACGAGATCGAAAATATCACGGTGTTAAAAGATGCATCGGCAACGGCTCTTTACGGGTCTCGTGCTGCCAGTGGAGTTATTGTGGTGGAAAGAAAGAAACTGACGGAAGGCAGTATGCGGGTAGCTTATAATTTTACGGGTAACGTGCAATTCCCTTATCTGAAAGATTATGATATGCTGAATGCGGCCCAGAAATTGGAATACGAGCGTTTGGCAGGTTTGTACACGTCGGAAGTAAAAAAAGATGCTTGGGGAAATATCACGAATGAAGGAGAGCAATATGCGTTAGATAAATTATATAACGAGCGTTATCAAGAAGTGCAGCGGGGAGTAGATACCGATTGGTTGTCACAACCTGCCAGAACGGCTTTTTCTCACGATCACTCTTTGCGTTTGTATGGTGGAGCCTCCAATATTCGTTATGAACTGTCCGGACGTTTCAATAACGTGCAGGGAGTTATGAAAGAGGACTACCGTCGTCGTTATAACTTGGGGTTCAAATTGGAATATCACGTGCAGAACAAGTTGACGATGGCGAATCGTACCACTTATAGCGAGGTGAATTACAAGCAATCACCTTACGGTGCTTTTTCTAAATACGTGGAAATGAATCCTTATGATCGGATTTATGACCAGTACGGGGAATATAATAAAAATCTTTCTTGGGACTTGGACAATCCTTTGTACGAGGCTAGCTTGGGTAATTATGATATTTCAAAGGATAAATCCATCTCGAATACCACGGATTTTCGTTGGGAAATCAACAAATTGTTCCGTTTGTCGGGAAACTTTAATATCACGGTAACAAATTCTAATAACGAGGTATTTAGATCTCCCGATTCTCAAGATTTTAAAAATGAGACTGAACTTTCTAAAAAAGGTTCTTTGACCCAGAAAAATGGTAGTGGTGTGTCATACGCCGGAACCTTGACAGGGGCATTCAACCTGATGACCGATAATAACAGTTTGTATAGTGTGAATGCGGGTGTGGAAATCCGGAAGGAAACCAGCGAGTCCTCCACCATGACAGGAGTGGGCTTTTATGATGATGCGTTGAATTTCATGGGGCAGGCCGCTGGTTATTCGGATCAAAAACCGACGGGAACACAGGCCGTCAGCACGGAATTGGGATTTTTCGTGAATGGAAACTATATGTATAACAATCGTTATTATGCTGACGTGGTATATCGGGTGACCGGATCGTCAAAATTCGGGGCAAACAACCGTTACGGTAGTTTCTGGTCTGCCGGGCTAGGATGGAACATACATAACGAAAGTTTCATTACTTCAAATAAGATTGATATTTTGAAAATCCGGGGTAGCTTGGGATACACGGGTAAGGTGAATTTCTCTCCTTTCCAAGCGATGACCATGTATCAATTTTCCGGTGATCTGGAATATTTGAACGGAATCGGGGCTATCCCGCAAGGAATCGGTAATAAAGATTTAGGTTGGGAACGGGAACTTTCCTATAACGTGGGAACAGACATCAGTCTTTTTGATCGTCGATTGAATTTCACGTTTGACGTTTACTTGAAAAAGACAACCGACTTGGTATTGGATGCCTCTCGTGCGCCGTCCACCGGAACGACTTCTGCCAAAGAAAATATCGGGGAGATGGAAAACAAGGGACTGGAATTTCAGGTAGATGGTATGCTCGTGCAGAGAAATGATTTCTACTGGCAGGTTGCGGCTACCGGAAGTATGAACCGGAACCGGATCTTGAAAATAAACAGTGCCTTGAAGAAAGCGAATGAAGATGCCAATAAGGTAGATTCGAAAACTCCGCTGGCACAATACGAGGAAGGTGAATCCACCTCGGCATTGAAAGTGGTTAAATCCGCGGGAATTGATCCGGCAACAGGACAGGAAGTGTTTATTAAATTGAACGGGGAGAGAACCTTCGAATACTCCGCGGATGATAAATTCGTGATCGGGGATACAGAACCGAAATTCCGGGGAACCGTTTCAACGAACTTGTTTTACAAGGGATTCAGCTTGTATCTGTTAGGTCGTTATGAATGTGGCGCTTACTTGTATAACACGACTCGTGCCACGAAAGTGGAGGGTGCAGACCCGAAAAAGAATGCAGATAAACGAGTTTTCAGCAGTCGTTGGAAAAATCCGGGTGATATAGCTTTCTACAAGGATATCGCTGATTCTGAAGGATGGGGGGCGAACCCGAAACATACAGACCGTTTCGTGGAAAAAGAAAATGTGTTCACGTTGGGAACCGTGAATTTCGGTTACGAATTCAGACCGAACATCTGTTCCAAAATTGGGGTACGGAATTTACGTGTAGGAGTGAACTTGACGGACATCGTGCGTTGGTCAAACGTGAAAATAGAACGAGGGACCACTTATCTATATAGTAACGGGTTTGAATTCACGCTTAGTACAACATTTTAA
- a CDS encoding FecR family protein — MLPENIVQLALKSRKEGLTAGERGFLNQWLLENVELQEEFRQLVECGSVVQADRVFKAIQMKDAWQNVEQKLSSRPGWKKRHLAIRWSVAAAVAIMLTTGGILLMQSPVETEPEKLAQITPGSLKAVWVLEGGEKYELSENLGRDITNSGGATIGKDSLNTLVIQGGNSGQRSTVRVPEGGEYRVVLSDGTKVWINSGSELTFPMNFEKGERVVELKGEAYFDVTKSKEWPFIVRTCRSSVKVLGTSFNVCSYEEDSLEQVTLEQGGVEVKHHDETYLLHPGEQFELDTTNEEIEVKPVNVKLYTSWIDGMFRFHNMPLDLLTVKLERWYDVHFVFSNEDCKNYRFTGAIRKDVDFNEFIRLIERTTNVKFIINQKDIIIQEK, encoded by the coding sequence ATGTTACCAGAAAATATAGTACAATTGGCTTTGAAATCTCGTAAAGAGGGATTGACTGCAGGAGAGCGGGGATTTTTGAATCAGTGGCTTTTGGAGAACGTGGAATTGCAGGAAGAATTTCGCCAGTTGGTAGAGTGTGGTTCCGTGGTACAGGCGGATCGAGTATTTAAGGCCATTCAGATGAAAGATGCTTGGCAAAATGTGGAACAAAAACTTTCTTCCCGACCGGGTTGGAAAAAACGTCATCTGGCAATTCGTTGGAGCGTGGCAGCTGCGGTTGCAATTATGCTGACTACTGGAGGGATCCTGTTGATGCAGTCACCCGTAGAGACCGAGCCGGAGAAGTTAGCGCAAATAACCCCGGGAAGTTTGAAAGCCGTCTGGGTTTTAGAAGGTGGAGAGAAGTATGAGTTAAGCGAAAATCTGGGACGTGATATCACGAACAGCGGGGGAGCCACGATAGGTAAGGACTCTTTGAATACGTTGGTAATTCAAGGGGGTAACAGCGGGCAAAGGAGTACCGTGAGAGTTCCGGAAGGGGGAGAATACCGGGTGGTCTTGAGTGATGGAACGAAAGTGTGGATTAACTCGGGGAGTGAATTGACATTCCCGATGAACTTTGAAAAAGGAGAACGGGTGGTTGAATTGAAAGGAGAGGCTTATTTCGATGTTACTAAAAGTAAAGAATGGCCTTTTATCGTGCGTACTTGTCGCTCCAGCGTGAAAGTATTGGGAACCTCTTTCAATGTTTGCAGTTATGAAGAAGATTCTCTTGAACAGGTAACTCTGGAACAAGGTGGCGTGGAAGTGAAACATCACGACGAGACATACCTTTTGCATCCGGGAGAGCAGTTCGAATTAGACACGACAAATGAAGAGATTGAAGTGAAACCTGTAAACGTGAAACTATATACCTCATGGATTGACGGAATGTTCCGTTTCCATAATATGCCGTTGGACTTATTGACGGTGAAGTTGGAACGTTGGTATGATGTGCATTTTGTTTTCTCGAATGAAGATTGTAAAAACTACCGTTTCACCGGAGCCATTCGGAAAGATGTGGACTTTAATGAATTTATTCGTCTGATAGAACGGACGACAAATGTGAAATTTATTATAAATCAGAAGGATATAATAATACAAGAAAAATAA
- a CDS encoding biotin/lipoyl-containing protein has protein sequence MARKLLIRDLTLRDGQQSSFATRMNQNQVDRVLPFYKDAKFYAMEVWGGAVPDSVMRYLNENPWDRLEKIKAVIGDVSKLTALSRGRNLFGYAPYTDEIIEGFCKNAIESGLGIMRIFDALNDVNNVKSTIKYVKKYGGMADCAVCYTIDPKYPKLSLMDKLKGKKNPEPVFTNEYFLNKAKEMEALGADMITIKDMSGLINPARISEMMQLFKSNLKIPVDFHTHCTPGYGLGAVLSAIIHGVDIVDTNIWNFAGGPAAPAIELIYIFCKKLGIELDVNMEAVAKINKELYTIRKELEAYDAVKQFPNPFNPLTDTLPANIDKLFDDAIAAAKSNNEEALLEACHAIEAYFNFPKPNELVKKAEVPGGMYTNMVAQLKQLNSMDILEDAMKLIPTVRLAAGLPPLVTPTSQIVGAQAVNCALDIKNGKPMYSNVSNQFVALVKGEYGKTPVPVDPEFRLKIAGTREETPYDTSKYQMQENPVLTEFGGVKLAENEKEVLLMELFPAVAKNFLTKQKEARYMATHKEEQTQQTAEVQKEEPITGKVVEAPMPGNIFKILVKPGDVVSKGQNVLVLEAMKMENNITSDYAGKVKRILTQEGKSVTAGAKLIEIEI, from the coding sequence ATGGCACGAAAATTACTAATTCGAGATCTTACACTTAGAGACGGTCAACAATCTTCATTTGCAACCCGGATGAACCAAAATCAAGTGGACCGCGTGTTACCTTTTTACAAGGATGCTAAGTTCTACGCAATGGAAGTATGGGGAGGAGCTGTTCCCGACTCTGTAATGCGTTATTTGAACGAAAATCCATGGGATCGTTTGGAAAAAATCAAAGCCGTTATCGGTGATGTATCCAAGTTGACCGCCCTCTCCAGAGGTCGTAACTTATTCGGTTACGCTCCTTACACGGATGAAATTATCGAAGGTTTCTGTAAAAACGCTATCGAATCCGGTTTAGGAATCATGCGTATTTTCGACGCCTTGAACGACGTGAACAACGTGAAATCGACCATCAAATACGTGAAAAAATATGGTGGTATGGCTGATTGCGCTGTTTGCTACACGATTGACCCGAAATATCCGAAATTAAGTTTGATGGACAAGTTAAAAGGGAAAAAGAACCCCGAACCCGTGTTCACGAACGAATATTTCTTGAATAAGGCAAAAGAAATGGAGGCTCTCGGAGCTGACATGATCACGATCAAGGATATGAGTGGTTTGATTAACCCGGCTCGCATTTCCGAGATGATGCAATTATTCAAGAGCAATTTGAAGATTCCGGTAGACTTCCATACTCACTGTACCCCGGGCTACGGATTAGGTGCAGTACTTTCCGCTATTATACACGGTGTTGACATCGTTGATACCAATATCTGGAATTTCGCGGGCGGTCCTGCCGCTCCGGCTATCGAATTGATTTACATTTTCTGTAAGAAATTAGGTATCGAACTGGATGTAAACATGGAAGCTGTTGCTAAGATCAACAAAGAGTTGTACACGATTCGTAAAGAATTGGAGGCATACGATGCTGTTAAACAATTCCCGAATCCGTTCAACCCGCTTACAGATACACTTCCGGCTAACATTGACAAATTATTCGATGATGCTATCGCTGCTGCCAAGAGTAACAACGAAGAGGCATTGTTGGAAGCTTGTCATGCTATCGAAGCTTATTTCAACTTCCCGAAACCGAACGAACTCGTGAAGAAAGCTGAAGTTCCCGGAGGTATGTACACCAACATGGTAGCCCAATTAAAACAATTGAACTCCATGGATATTCTGGAAGATGCCATGAAATTAATCCCGACGGTTCGTTTAGCAGCCGGTCTTCCTCCTTTGGTAACTCCTACCAGTCAGATTGTAGGCGCTCAAGCCGTGAACTGTGCCTTGGACATCAAGAATGGTAAACCGATGTATTCTAACGTATCTAATCAATTCGTGGCTTTGGTAAAAGGTGAATACGGAAAGACCCCGGTACCTGTTGATCCGGAATTCCGTCTGAAAATTGCCGGAACCCGTGAAGAGACCCCGTATGATACGTCAAAATATCAAATGCAGGAAAATCCCGTGTTAACAGAATTCGGTGGGGTGAAATTGGCCGAGAACGAGAAAGAAGTCCTCTTGATGGAACTTTTCCCTGCTGTCGCCAAAAACTTCTTGACAAAACAGAAAGAAGCCCGTTATATGGCCACGCATAAAGAGGAACAAACACAACAAACCGCTGAAGTTCAAAAAGAAGAACCGATTACCGGAAAAGTGGTTGAAGCTCCGATGCCGGGTAACATCTTCAAGATCCTCGTTAAACCGGGTGATGTTGTAAGTAAAGGACAAAACGTACTTGTATTGGAAGCCATGAAGATGGAAAACAACATTACAAGTGATTACGCCGGAAAAGTAAAACGTATCCTGACCCAAGAAGGGAAATCCGTTACTGCCGGGGCTAAATTGATCGAGATCGAAATCTGA
- a CDS encoding RagB/SusD family nutrient uptake outer membrane protein yields the protein MKIGFKNIMVLLALILGGSSCDSFLDVQPKGEVLEGDLLKDAKGFENALYGVYAKMGSTNLYGQNLSYSALDLMAQYYTSTNNEEVEPLIKYDYTNTKAEDLFYNIWCDMYSNIAYANNVLEHLEKFSPADMQFYNIYKGEALGLRAFMHFDLLRIFSEQITVNESADGIPYSTRFSLFAPDILKSKDVYKRIISDLRSAEQLLDDEELYASASSNANFLKDQNIHFNLQAVQATLARVYLTEGTLDSALYYAQQVIQAPGLSLLDYTDIAGDLAGKLSSKETVFGIYSKNFAEPVIKILHNSQTAYSFEMRYNIQQLYQINGAGNDYRWGAWYTYNNTIKYWKLDKLTDTYVLNNTEYNRPAGEIRGINMIRLPEMYYIAAESALKLGNYDQALDYFNELLESRGLVALDDRLPAETLTVDKITDDRYKEFVGEGQSFYHMKRLNLDILNVEGQTVTADKKIYVVDIPSQEFEFRR from the coding sequence ATGAAGATAGGATTTAAAAATATAATGGTACTTTTAGCCTTAATCCTTGGGGGAAGTTCCTGTGACAGCTTTTTGGACGTGCAACCTAAAGGTGAGGTACTGGAAGGTGATTTACTGAAAGATGCAAAGGGATTTGAGAATGCCCTTTACGGGGTCTATGCCAAGATGGGGTCAACGAACTTGTACGGGCAGAATCTGAGTTATTCCGCTTTGGATCTGATGGCTCAATATTATACCTCTACAAATAACGAAGAGGTTGAGCCACTTATAAAATATGACTATACGAATACGAAAGCGGAAGATCTTTTTTATAATATCTGGTGTGATATGTATTCCAATATCGCCTATGCGAATAACGTGTTGGAACACTTGGAAAAATTCTCTCCTGCGGATATGCAATTTTACAATATCTATAAAGGAGAAGCCTTAGGTCTGCGCGCCTTTATGCATTTTGATCTGTTGCGTATTTTCAGCGAGCAAATCACGGTGAACGAAAGTGCTGACGGGATTCCTTATTCAACCCGGTTCTCCTTGTTTGCCCCAGACATTCTGAAATCTAAAGACGTGTACAAGCGGATTATTTCTGATTTGAGATCGGCAGAGCAATTATTGGATGACGAGGAACTGTATGCCTCAGCCTCTTCGAACGCTAATTTCCTGAAAGACCAGAATATCCATTTTAACTTACAGGCGGTGCAAGCGACTTTGGCAAGGGTTTACTTGACGGAAGGAACACTCGATAGTGCCTTGTATTACGCGCAGCAAGTGATACAAGCTCCCGGTCTTTCCCTGTTGGATTACACGGATATTGCCGGAGATCTGGCGGGAAAATTGTCATCCAAGGAAACGGTATTCGGAATTTATTCCAAGAATTTTGCCGAACCGGTGATCAAGATACTGCACAATTCCCAGACCGCGTATTCTTTCGAAATGCGTTATAATATTCAACAATTATACCAGATTAATGGGGCCGGGAATGATTACCGCTGGGGTGCATGGTACACGTATAACAACACGATAAAATACTGGAAACTGGATAAACTGACAGATACTTACGTGCTGAATAACACGGAATATAACCGTCCGGCAGGTGAGATCCGCGGAATCAACATGATACGCTTACCCGAAATGTATTATATCGCGGCCGAAAGTGCCTTGAAGTTGGGTAATTACGATCAAGCTCTTGATTATTTTAACGAGTTGTTGGAAAGTCGGGGATTAGTTGCTTTAGACGATAGACTTCCGGCTGAAACTTTGACCGTTGACAAGATCACGGATGATCGGTATAAAGAATTTGTCGGGGAAGGACAATCCTTCTACCACATGAAACGATTGAATCTGGATATTCTTAATGTCGAGGGGCAGACCGTAACAGCCGACAAGAAAATCTACGTGGTGGACATCCCGTCACAAGAGTTCGAATTTAGAAGATGA